One genomic window of Microtus ochrogaster isolate Prairie Vole_2 chromosome 21, MicOch1.0, whole genome shotgun sequence includes the following:
- the Fubp1 gene encoding far upstream element-binding protein 1 isoform X9 yields MADYSTVPPPSSGSAGGGGGGGVNDAFKDALQRARQIAAKIGGDAGTSLNSNDYGYGGQKRPLEDGDQPDAKKVAPQNDSFGAQLPPMHQQQRSVMTEEYKVPDGMVGFIIGRGGEQISRIQQESGCKIQIAPDSGGLPERSCMLTGTPESVQSAKRLLDQIVEKGRPAPGFHHGDGPGNAVQEIMIPASKAGLVIGKGGETIKQLQERAGVKMVMIQDGPQNTGADKPLRITGDPYKVQQAKEMVLELIRDQGGFREVRNEYGSRIGGNEGIDVPIPRFAVGIVIGRNGEMIKKIQNDAGVRIQFKPDDGTTPDRIAQITGPPDRCQHAAEIITDLLRSVQAGNPGGPGPGGRGRGRGQGNWNMGPPGGLQEFNFIVPTGKTGLIIGKGGETIKSISQQSGARIELQRNPPPNADPNMKLFTIRGTPQQIDYARQLIEEKIGGPVNPLGPPVPHGPHGVPGPHGPPGPPGPGTPMGPYNPAPYNPGPPGPAPHGPPAPYAPQGWGNAYPHWQQQAPPDPAKAGTDPNSAAWAAYYAHYYQQQAQPPPAAPAGAPTTTQTNGQGDQQNPAPAGQVDYTKAWEEYYKKMGQAVPAPTGAPPGGQPDYSAAWAEYYRQQAAYYAQTSPQGMPQHPPAPQCRFDPASIGLAL; encoded by the exons ATGGCCGACTACTCAACGGTGCCTCCGCCCTCGTCTGGCTCagccggcggcggcggcggaggaggCGTTAACGATGCTTTCAAAGATGCCCTGCAGAGAGCCCGGCAG attgcAGCAAAAATTGGGGGTGATGCTGGTACATCATTGAATTCAAATGACTATGGTTATGGGGGACAAAAGAGACCCCTAGAAGATGGAG ATCAACCAGATGCAAAGAAAGTTGCTCCCCAAAATGACT CTTTTGGAGCACAGTTACCTCCGATGCATCAGCAGCAAAG ATCTGTAATGACAGAAGAATACAAAGTTCCAGATGGAATGGTTGGATTTA TAATTGGCAGAGGAGGAGAACAGATTTCACGTATACAGCAGGAATCTGGATGCAAAATACAGATAGCTCCTG ATAGTGGTGGCCTTCCAGAAAGGTCGTGTATGCTAACCGGAACACCTGAATCTGTCCA ATCAGCAAAAAGATTACTGGACCAGATTGTTGAAAAGGGAAGACCTGCACCTGGCTTTCATCATGGTGATGGACCTGGAAATGCAGTTCAGGAAATCATGATTCCAGCCAGCAAGGCAGGACTCGTTATTGGAAAGGGGGGAGAGACTATTAAACAGCTTCAG GAACGGGCTGGTGTTAAAATGGTTATGATTCAAGATGGGCCTCAAAATACTGGTGCTGATAAACCTCTTAGGATTACGGGTGACCCATACAAAGTTCAG CAAGCCAAGGAGATGGTCTTAGAATTAATTCGTGATCAAGGTGGTTTCAGAGAAGTGCGGAATGAGTATGGCTCAAGAATAGGAGGAAATGAAGGGATAGAT GTCCCAATTCCAAGATTTGCTGTTGGCATCGTAataggaagaaatggagaaatgatcaaaaaaatacaaaatgatgctGGTGTTCGAATTCAGTTTAAGCCAG aTGATGGAACAACACCTGATAGGATAGCACAGATAACAGGACCTCCAGACAGATGTCAGCATGCTGCAGAGATTATCACAGACCTTCTACGAAGTGTTCAG gCTGGTAATCCTGGTGGACCTGGACCTGGTGGGCGAGGACGAGGTAGAGGTCAAGGCAACTGGAATATGGGACCACCTGGTGGACTACAGGAATTTAATTTCATTGTGCCAACTGGGAAAACTGGATTGATAATTGGAAAAG gaggCGAAACCATAAAAAGCATAAGCCAGCAGTCTGGTGCGAGAATAGAGCTTCAGAGAAATCCTCCTCCTAACGCAGATCCTAATATGAAGTTATTTACAATTCGTGGCACTCCACAGCAAATAGACTACGCTCGGCaactcatagaagagaagatTGGA ggCCCAGTAAATCCTTTAGGGCCACCTGTACCCCATGGGCCCCATGGGGTTCCAGGTCCTCATGGGCCTCCTGGGCCTCCAGGGCCTGGAACTCCAATGGGACCATACAACCCTGCACCttacaatccaggaccacctggtCCAGCTCCTCA tgGTCCTCCAGCCCCATATGCTCCCCAGGGATGGGGAAATGCATATCCACATTGGCAGCAACAGGCTCCTCCTGACCCAG CTAAGGCAGGAACAGATCCAAATTCAGCAGCTTGGGCTGCTTATTATGCCCACTATTACCAACAGCAGGCACAGCCCCCGCCTGCAGCTCCTGCAGGTGCACCAACTACAACCCAAACGAACGGTCAAG gaGATCAGCAGAATCCAGCTCCAGCTGGACAGGTTGATTATACAAAGGCTTGGGAAGAGTACTACAAGAAAATGG GTCAAGCAGTTCCTGCTCCTACTGGGGCCCCACCAGGTGGGCAGCCAGATTATAGTGCAGCCTGGGCTGAATACTATAGACAACAAGCAGCATACTATGCCCAGACAAGTCCCCAAGGAATGCCGCAGCATCCTCCAGCACCTCAG TGCAGGTTTGATCCAGCCAGTATAGGACTAGCTCTGTAG
- the Fubp1 gene encoding far upstream element-binding protein 1 isoform X2 has translation MADYSTVPPPSSGSAGGGGGGGVNDAFKDALQRARQIAAKIGGDAGTSLNSNDYGYGGQKRPLEDGDGSWTNPSSTTHWEGMPSPFKDQPDAKKVAPQNDSFGAQLPPMHQQQSRSVMTEEYKVPDGMVGFIIGRGGEQISRIQQESGCKIQIAPDSGGLPERSCMLTGTPESVQSAKRLLDQIVEKGRPAPGFHHGDGPGNAVQEIMIPASKAGLVIGKGGETIKQLQERAGVKMVMIQDGPQNTGADKPLRITGDPYKVQQAKEMVLELIRDQGGFREVRNEYGSRIGGNEGIDVPIPRFAVGIVIGRNGEMIKKIQNDAGVRIQFKPDDGTTPDRIAQITGPPDRCQHAAEIITDLLRSVQAGNPGGPGPGGRGRGRGQGNWNMGPPGGLQEFNFIVPTGKTGLIIGKGGETIKSISQQSGARIELQRNPPPNADPNMKLFTIRGTPQQIDYARQLIEEKIGGPVNPLGPPVPHGPHGVPGPHGPPGPPGPGTPMGPYNPAPYNPGPPGPAPHGPPAPYAPQGWGNAYPHWQQQAPPDPAKAGTDPNSAAWAAYYAHYYQQQAQPPPAAPAGAPTTTQTNGQGNYGDQQNPAPAGQVDYTKAWEEYYKKMGQAVPAPTGAPPGGQPDYSAAWAEYYRQQAAYYAQTSPQGMPQHPPAPQCRFDPASIGLAL, from the exons ATGGCCGACTACTCAACGGTGCCTCCGCCCTCGTCTGGCTCagccggcggcggcggcggaggaggCGTTAACGATGCTTTCAAAGATGCCCTGCAGAGAGCCCGGCAG attgcAGCAAAAATTGGGGGTGATGCTGGTACATCATTGAATTCAAATGACTATGGTTATGGGGGACAAAAGAGACCCCTAGAAGATGGAG atgGCTCTTGGACAAATCCGAGCAGTACAACACACTGGGAGGGAATGCCCTCTCCTTTTAAAG ATCAACCAGATGCAAAGAAAGTTGCTCCCCAAAATGACT CTTTTGGAGCACAGTTACCTCCGATGCATCAGCAGCAAAG cAGATCTGTAATGACAGAAGAATACAAAGTTCCAGATGGAATGGTTGGATTTA TAATTGGCAGAGGAGGAGAACAGATTTCACGTATACAGCAGGAATCTGGATGCAAAATACAGATAGCTCCTG ATAGTGGTGGCCTTCCAGAAAGGTCGTGTATGCTAACCGGAACACCTGAATCTGTCCA ATCAGCAAAAAGATTACTGGACCAGATTGTTGAAAAGGGAAGACCTGCACCTGGCTTTCATCATGGTGATGGACCTGGAAATGCAGTTCAGGAAATCATGATTCCAGCCAGCAAGGCAGGACTCGTTATTGGAAAGGGGGGAGAGACTATTAAACAGCTTCAG GAACGGGCTGGTGTTAAAATGGTTATGATTCAAGATGGGCCTCAAAATACTGGTGCTGATAAACCTCTTAGGATTACGGGTGACCCATACAAAGTTCAG CAAGCCAAGGAGATGGTCTTAGAATTAATTCGTGATCAAGGTGGTTTCAGAGAAGTGCGGAATGAGTATGGCTCAAGAATAGGAGGAAATGAAGGGATAGAT GTCCCAATTCCAAGATTTGCTGTTGGCATCGTAataggaagaaatggagaaatgatcaaaaaaatacaaaatgatgctGGTGTTCGAATTCAGTTTAAGCCAG aTGATGGAACAACACCTGATAGGATAGCACAGATAACAGGACCTCCAGACAGATGTCAGCATGCTGCAGAGATTATCACAGACCTTCTACGAAGTGTTCAG gCTGGTAATCCTGGTGGACCTGGACCTGGTGGGCGAGGACGAGGTAGAGGTCAAGGCAACTGGAATATGGGACCACCTGGTGGACTACAGGAATTTAATTTCATTGTGCCAACTGGGAAAACTGGATTGATAATTGGAAAAG gaggCGAAACCATAAAAAGCATAAGCCAGCAGTCTGGTGCGAGAATAGAGCTTCAGAGAAATCCTCCTCCTAACGCAGATCCTAATATGAAGTTATTTACAATTCGTGGCACTCCACAGCAAATAGACTACGCTCGGCaactcatagaagagaagatTGGA ggCCCAGTAAATCCTTTAGGGCCACCTGTACCCCATGGGCCCCATGGGGTTCCAGGTCCTCATGGGCCTCCTGGGCCTCCAGGGCCTGGAACTCCAATGGGACCATACAACCCTGCACCttacaatccaggaccacctggtCCAGCTCCTCA tgGTCCTCCAGCCCCATATGCTCCCCAGGGATGGGGAAATGCATATCCACATTGGCAGCAACAGGCTCCTCCTGACCCAG CTAAGGCAGGAACAGATCCAAATTCAGCAGCTTGGGCTGCTTATTATGCCCACTATTACCAACAGCAGGCACAGCCCCCGCCTGCAGCTCCTGCAGGTGCACCAACTACAACCCAAACGAACGGTCAAGGTAACTAcg gaGATCAGCAGAATCCAGCTCCAGCTGGACAGGTTGATTATACAAAGGCTTGGGAAGAGTACTACAAGAAAATGG GTCAAGCAGTTCCTGCTCCTACTGGGGCCCCACCAGGTGGGCAGCCAGATTATAGTGCAGCCTGGGCTGAATACTATAGACAACAAGCAGCATACTATGCCCAGACAAGTCCCCAAGGAATGCCGCAGCATCCTCCAGCACCTCAG TGCAGGTTTGATCCAGCCAGTATAGGACTAGCTCTGTAG
- the Fubp1 gene encoding far upstream element-binding protein 1 isoform X4: MADYSTVPPPSSGSAGGGGGGGVNDAFKDALQRARQIAAKIGGDAGTSLNSNDYGYGGQKRPLEDGDGSWTNPSSTTHWEGMPSPFKDQPDAKKVAPQNDSFGAQLPPMHQQQSRSVMTEEYKVPDGMVGFIIGRGGEQISRIQQESGCKIQIAPDSGGLPERSCMLTGTPESVQSAKRLLDQIVEKGRPAPGFHHGDGPGNAVQEIMIPASKAGLVIGKGGETIKQLQERAGVKMVMIQDGPQNTGADKPLRITGDPYKVQQAKEMVLELIRDQGGFREVRNEYGSRIGGNEGIDVPIPRFAVGIVIGRNGEMIKKIQNDAGVRIQFKPDDGTTPDRIAQITGPPDRCQHAAEIITDLLRSVQAGNPGGPGPGGRGRGRGQGNWNMGPPGGLQEFNFIVPTGKTGLIIGKGGETIKSISQQSGARIELQRNPPPNADPNMKLFTIRGTPQQIDYARQLIEEKIGGPVNPLGPPVPHGPHGVPGPHGPPGPPGPGTPMGPYNPAPYNPGPPGPAPHGPPAPYAPQGWGNAYPHWQQQAPPDPAKAGTDPNSAAWAAYYAHYYQQQAQPPPAAPAGAPTTTQTNGQGNYGDQQNPAPAGQVDYTKAWEEYYKKMGQAVPAPTGAPPGGQPDYSAAWAEYYRQQAAYYAQTSPQGMPQHPPAPQGQ, encoded by the exons ATGGCCGACTACTCAACGGTGCCTCCGCCCTCGTCTGGCTCagccggcggcggcggcggaggaggCGTTAACGATGCTTTCAAAGATGCCCTGCAGAGAGCCCGGCAG attgcAGCAAAAATTGGGGGTGATGCTGGTACATCATTGAATTCAAATGACTATGGTTATGGGGGACAAAAGAGACCCCTAGAAGATGGAG atgGCTCTTGGACAAATCCGAGCAGTACAACACACTGGGAGGGAATGCCCTCTCCTTTTAAAG ATCAACCAGATGCAAAGAAAGTTGCTCCCCAAAATGACT CTTTTGGAGCACAGTTACCTCCGATGCATCAGCAGCAAAG cAGATCTGTAATGACAGAAGAATACAAAGTTCCAGATGGAATGGTTGGATTTA TAATTGGCAGAGGAGGAGAACAGATTTCACGTATACAGCAGGAATCTGGATGCAAAATACAGATAGCTCCTG ATAGTGGTGGCCTTCCAGAAAGGTCGTGTATGCTAACCGGAACACCTGAATCTGTCCA ATCAGCAAAAAGATTACTGGACCAGATTGTTGAAAAGGGAAGACCTGCACCTGGCTTTCATCATGGTGATGGACCTGGAAATGCAGTTCAGGAAATCATGATTCCAGCCAGCAAGGCAGGACTCGTTATTGGAAAGGGGGGAGAGACTATTAAACAGCTTCAG GAACGGGCTGGTGTTAAAATGGTTATGATTCAAGATGGGCCTCAAAATACTGGTGCTGATAAACCTCTTAGGATTACGGGTGACCCATACAAAGTTCAG CAAGCCAAGGAGATGGTCTTAGAATTAATTCGTGATCAAGGTGGTTTCAGAGAAGTGCGGAATGAGTATGGCTCAAGAATAGGAGGAAATGAAGGGATAGAT GTCCCAATTCCAAGATTTGCTGTTGGCATCGTAataggaagaaatggagaaatgatcaaaaaaatacaaaatgatgctGGTGTTCGAATTCAGTTTAAGCCAG aTGATGGAACAACACCTGATAGGATAGCACAGATAACAGGACCTCCAGACAGATGTCAGCATGCTGCAGAGATTATCACAGACCTTCTACGAAGTGTTCAG gCTGGTAATCCTGGTGGACCTGGACCTGGTGGGCGAGGACGAGGTAGAGGTCAAGGCAACTGGAATATGGGACCACCTGGTGGACTACAGGAATTTAATTTCATTGTGCCAACTGGGAAAACTGGATTGATAATTGGAAAAG gaggCGAAACCATAAAAAGCATAAGCCAGCAGTCTGGTGCGAGAATAGAGCTTCAGAGAAATCCTCCTCCTAACGCAGATCCTAATATGAAGTTATTTACAATTCGTGGCACTCCACAGCAAATAGACTACGCTCGGCaactcatagaagagaagatTGGA ggCCCAGTAAATCCTTTAGGGCCACCTGTACCCCATGGGCCCCATGGGGTTCCAGGTCCTCATGGGCCTCCTGGGCCTCCAGGGCCTGGAACTCCAATGGGACCATACAACCCTGCACCttacaatccaggaccacctggtCCAGCTCCTCA tgGTCCTCCAGCCCCATATGCTCCCCAGGGATGGGGAAATGCATATCCACATTGGCAGCAACAGGCTCCTCCTGACCCAG CTAAGGCAGGAACAGATCCAAATTCAGCAGCTTGGGCTGCTTATTATGCCCACTATTACCAACAGCAGGCACAGCCCCCGCCTGCAGCTCCTGCAGGTGCACCAACTACAACCCAAACGAACGGTCAAGGTAACTAcg gaGATCAGCAGAATCCAGCTCCAGCTGGACAGGTTGATTATACAAAGGCTTGGGAAGAGTACTACAAGAAAATGG GTCAAGCAGTTCCTGCTCCTACTGGGGCCCCACCAGGTGGGCAGCCAGATTATAGTGCAGCCTGGGCTGAATACTATAGACAACAAGCAGCATACTATGCCCAGACAAGTCCCCAAGGAATGCCGCAGCATCCTCCAGCACCTCAG GGCCAATAA
- the Fubp1 gene encoding far upstream element-binding protein 1 isoform X7, with translation MADYSTVPPPSSGSAGGGGGGGVNDAFKDALQRARQIAAKIGGDAGTSLNSNDYGYGGQKRPLEDGDQPDAKKVAPQNDSFGAQLPPMHQQQSRSVMTEEYKVPDGMVGFIIGRGGEQISRIQQESGCKIQIAPDSGGLPERSCMLTGTPESVQSAKRLLDQIVEKGRPAPGFHHGDGPGNAVQEIMIPASKAGLVIGKGGETIKQLQERAGVKMVMIQDGPQNTGADKPLRITGDPYKVQQAKEMVLELIRDQGGFREVRNEYGSRIGGNEGIDVPIPRFAVGIVIGRNGEMIKKIQNDAGVRIQFKPDDGTTPDRIAQITGPPDRCQHAAEIITDLLRSVQAGNPGGPGPGGRGRGRGQGNWNMGPPGGLQEFNFIVPTGKTGLIIGKGGETIKSISQQSGARIELQRNPPPNADPNMKLFTIRGTPQQIDYARQLIEEKIGGPVNPLGPPVPHGPHGVPGPHGPPGPPGPGTPMGPYNPAPYNPGPPGPAPHGPPAPYAPQGWGNAYPHWQQQAPPDPAKAGTDPNSAAWAAYYAHYYQQQAQPPPAAPAGAPTTTQTNGQGDQQNPAPAGQVDYTKAWEEYYKKMGQAVPAPTGAPPGGQPDYSAAWAEYYRQQAAYYAQTSPQGMPQHPPAPQGFANHARSHHHLY, from the exons ATGGCCGACTACTCAACGGTGCCTCCGCCCTCGTCTGGCTCagccggcggcggcggcggaggaggCGTTAACGATGCTTTCAAAGATGCCCTGCAGAGAGCCCGGCAG attgcAGCAAAAATTGGGGGTGATGCTGGTACATCATTGAATTCAAATGACTATGGTTATGGGGGACAAAAGAGACCCCTAGAAGATGGAG ATCAACCAGATGCAAAGAAAGTTGCTCCCCAAAATGACT CTTTTGGAGCACAGTTACCTCCGATGCATCAGCAGCAAAG cAGATCTGTAATGACAGAAGAATACAAAGTTCCAGATGGAATGGTTGGATTTA TAATTGGCAGAGGAGGAGAACAGATTTCACGTATACAGCAGGAATCTGGATGCAAAATACAGATAGCTCCTG ATAGTGGTGGCCTTCCAGAAAGGTCGTGTATGCTAACCGGAACACCTGAATCTGTCCA ATCAGCAAAAAGATTACTGGACCAGATTGTTGAAAAGGGAAGACCTGCACCTGGCTTTCATCATGGTGATGGACCTGGAAATGCAGTTCAGGAAATCATGATTCCAGCCAGCAAGGCAGGACTCGTTATTGGAAAGGGGGGAGAGACTATTAAACAGCTTCAG GAACGGGCTGGTGTTAAAATGGTTATGATTCAAGATGGGCCTCAAAATACTGGTGCTGATAAACCTCTTAGGATTACGGGTGACCCATACAAAGTTCAG CAAGCCAAGGAGATGGTCTTAGAATTAATTCGTGATCAAGGTGGTTTCAGAGAAGTGCGGAATGAGTATGGCTCAAGAATAGGAGGAAATGAAGGGATAGAT GTCCCAATTCCAAGATTTGCTGTTGGCATCGTAataggaagaaatggagaaatgatcaaaaaaatacaaaatgatgctGGTGTTCGAATTCAGTTTAAGCCAG aTGATGGAACAACACCTGATAGGATAGCACAGATAACAGGACCTCCAGACAGATGTCAGCATGCTGCAGAGATTATCACAGACCTTCTACGAAGTGTTCAG gCTGGTAATCCTGGTGGACCTGGACCTGGTGGGCGAGGACGAGGTAGAGGTCAAGGCAACTGGAATATGGGACCACCTGGTGGACTACAGGAATTTAATTTCATTGTGCCAACTGGGAAAACTGGATTGATAATTGGAAAAG gaggCGAAACCATAAAAAGCATAAGCCAGCAGTCTGGTGCGAGAATAGAGCTTCAGAGAAATCCTCCTCCTAACGCAGATCCTAATATGAAGTTATTTACAATTCGTGGCACTCCACAGCAAATAGACTACGCTCGGCaactcatagaagagaagatTGGA ggCCCAGTAAATCCTTTAGGGCCACCTGTACCCCATGGGCCCCATGGGGTTCCAGGTCCTCATGGGCCTCCTGGGCCTCCAGGGCCTGGAACTCCAATGGGACCATACAACCCTGCACCttacaatccaggaccacctggtCCAGCTCCTCA tgGTCCTCCAGCCCCATATGCTCCCCAGGGATGGGGAAATGCATATCCACATTGGCAGCAACAGGCTCCTCCTGACCCAG CTAAGGCAGGAACAGATCCAAATTCAGCAGCTTGGGCTGCTTATTATGCCCACTATTACCAACAGCAGGCACAGCCCCCGCCTGCAGCTCCTGCAGGTGCACCAACTACAACCCAAACGAACGGTCAAG gaGATCAGCAGAATCCAGCTCCAGCTGGACAGGTTGATTATACAAAGGCTTGGGAAGAGTACTACAAGAAAATGG GTCAAGCAGTTCCTGCTCCTACTGGGGCCCCACCAGGTGGGCAGCCAGATTATAGTGCAGCCTGGGCTGAATACTATAGACAACAAGCAGCATACTATGCCCAGACAAGTCCCCAAGGAATGCCGCAGCATCCTCCAGCACCTCAG GGATTTGCAAATCATGCAAGAAGCCACCATCATTTATATtaa
- the Fubp1 gene encoding far upstream element-binding protein 1 isoform X8, which yields MADYSTVPPPSSGSAGGGGGGGVNDAFKDALQRARQIAAKIGGDAGTSLNSNDYGYGGQKRPLEDGDQPDAKKVAPQNDSFGAQLPPMHQQQRSVMTEEYKVPDGMVGFIIGRGGEQISRIQQESGCKIQIAPDSGGLPERSCMLTGTPESVQSAKRLLDQIVEKGRPAPGFHHGDGPGNAVQEIMIPASKAGLVIGKGGETIKQLQERAGVKMVMIQDGPQNTGADKPLRITGDPYKVQQAKEMVLELIRDQGGFREVRNEYGSRIGGNEGIDVPIPRFAVGIVIGRNGEMIKKIQNDAGVRIQFKPDDGTTPDRIAQITGPPDRCQHAAEIITDLLRSVQAGNPGGPGPGGRGRGRGQGNWNMGPPGGLQEFNFIVPTGKTGLIIGKGGETIKSISQQSGARIELQRNPPPNADPNMKLFTIRGTPQQIDYARQLIEEKIGGPVNPLGPPVPHGPHGVPGPHGPPGPPGPGTPMGPYNPAPYNPGPPGPAPHGPPAPYAPQGWGNAYPHWQQQAPPDPAKAGTDPNSAAWAAYYAHYYQQQAQPPPAAPAGAPTTTQTNGQGDQQNPAPAGQVDYTKAWEEYYKKMGQAVPAPTGAPPGGQPDYSAAWAEYYRQQAAYYAQTSPQGMPQHPPAPQGFANHARSHHHLY from the exons ATGGCCGACTACTCAACGGTGCCTCCGCCCTCGTCTGGCTCagccggcggcggcggcggaggaggCGTTAACGATGCTTTCAAAGATGCCCTGCAGAGAGCCCGGCAG attgcAGCAAAAATTGGGGGTGATGCTGGTACATCATTGAATTCAAATGACTATGGTTATGGGGGACAAAAGAGACCCCTAGAAGATGGAG ATCAACCAGATGCAAAGAAAGTTGCTCCCCAAAATGACT CTTTTGGAGCACAGTTACCTCCGATGCATCAGCAGCAAAG ATCTGTAATGACAGAAGAATACAAAGTTCCAGATGGAATGGTTGGATTTA TAATTGGCAGAGGAGGAGAACAGATTTCACGTATACAGCAGGAATCTGGATGCAAAATACAGATAGCTCCTG ATAGTGGTGGCCTTCCAGAAAGGTCGTGTATGCTAACCGGAACACCTGAATCTGTCCA ATCAGCAAAAAGATTACTGGACCAGATTGTTGAAAAGGGAAGACCTGCACCTGGCTTTCATCATGGTGATGGACCTGGAAATGCAGTTCAGGAAATCATGATTCCAGCCAGCAAGGCAGGACTCGTTATTGGAAAGGGGGGAGAGACTATTAAACAGCTTCAG GAACGGGCTGGTGTTAAAATGGTTATGATTCAAGATGGGCCTCAAAATACTGGTGCTGATAAACCTCTTAGGATTACGGGTGACCCATACAAAGTTCAG CAAGCCAAGGAGATGGTCTTAGAATTAATTCGTGATCAAGGTGGTTTCAGAGAAGTGCGGAATGAGTATGGCTCAAGAATAGGAGGAAATGAAGGGATAGAT GTCCCAATTCCAAGATTTGCTGTTGGCATCGTAataggaagaaatggagaaatgatcaaaaaaatacaaaatgatgctGGTGTTCGAATTCAGTTTAAGCCAG aTGATGGAACAACACCTGATAGGATAGCACAGATAACAGGACCTCCAGACAGATGTCAGCATGCTGCAGAGATTATCACAGACCTTCTACGAAGTGTTCAG gCTGGTAATCCTGGTGGACCTGGACCTGGTGGGCGAGGACGAGGTAGAGGTCAAGGCAACTGGAATATGGGACCACCTGGTGGACTACAGGAATTTAATTTCATTGTGCCAACTGGGAAAACTGGATTGATAATTGGAAAAG gaggCGAAACCATAAAAAGCATAAGCCAGCAGTCTGGTGCGAGAATAGAGCTTCAGAGAAATCCTCCTCCTAACGCAGATCCTAATATGAAGTTATTTACAATTCGTGGCACTCCACAGCAAATAGACTACGCTCGGCaactcatagaagagaagatTGGA ggCCCAGTAAATCCTTTAGGGCCACCTGTACCCCATGGGCCCCATGGGGTTCCAGGTCCTCATGGGCCTCCTGGGCCTCCAGGGCCTGGAACTCCAATGGGACCATACAACCCTGCACCttacaatccaggaccacctggtCCAGCTCCTCA tgGTCCTCCAGCCCCATATGCTCCCCAGGGATGGGGAAATGCATATCCACATTGGCAGCAACAGGCTCCTCCTGACCCAG CTAAGGCAGGAACAGATCCAAATTCAGCAGCTTGGGCTGCTTATTATGCCCACTATTACCAACAGCAGGCACAGCCCCCGCCTGCAGCTCCTGCAGGTGCACCAACTACAACCCAAACGAACGGTCAAG gaGATCAGCAGAATCCAGCTCCAGCTGGACAGGTTGATTATACAAAGGCTTGGGAAGAGTACTACAAGAAAATGG GTCAAGCAGTTCCTGCTCCTACTGGGGCCCCACCAGGTGGGCAGCCAGATTATAGTGCAGCCTGGGCTGAATACTATAGACAACAAGCAGCATACTATGCCCAGACAAGTCCCCAAGGAATGCCGCAGCATCCTCCAGCACCTCAG GGATTTGCAAATCATGCAAGAAGCCACCATCATTTATATtaa